A window of Branchiostoma floridae strain S238N-H82 chromosome 9, Bfl_VNyyK, whole genome shotgun sequence genomic DNA:
GGACTAGTCATCAGCATAGTTTCGAAAGGGGAGTCACTCTGGTGAGTTTTAAGCACTTTACCCTAATTCGGTCTAAGGACATAGTTGCAAACGTGGCTCTTTGTATTGGTGGAGTGAACATCACTGAAGTAGTATTAGAAAGGCAAAATATTAAACGAGTGTTGAGCCTCCTGACAACTTATAGTCAGCGGCCACCAACCATACTACTTACTCCTTCGTACTCCAGATCCATTTGCTAGTAAAAGACACTGACTTGCATAGTCTTGGGATTGTATTCAGTTCGAAATGTGCTTCAATACACGTACGAAGGCATGCATTTACGTAGGCAAGTGTGAatcattcatctattcatccATCACCAatgaggttatgttttcggtagtttgtgcgtatgtatgtgtatatgtgcgtatgtgtatgtgtatgtgtatgtgtatgtgtatgtgtatgtgtatgtgtatgtgtatgtgtatgtgtatgtgtatgtgtatgtgtatgtgtatgtgtatgtgtatgtgtatgtgcatgtgttgATGGACAACATAACTCGACAAGGCCGAGAGGGATTGTACTGATCATGATATTTGTAATGTCGCTAGGTCTCGATGTGACCTTgatattgccccccccccccccccccctggcggCTCGTTACGGTTCTGCAGCCTAagttccagttttgatatcttgtgttctggacatgctatggtcgtgatcTATGGgtagtaagtgctgtaagtttgaaTAGTAAGTagtaagtggtgtaagtttgAGCTCCCTAGCCgctgttttggaactgcaggcgcagGATCTAGTTTCAGactataaaagaaaataactcgagaaggggttggcggattgtcatgatttttgatacgtagatagcttaagtgatgttTGTtcatttcatattcatttcttccttttctcCTGACCAGTGATGTATTTTGATGACACTGCTCTATCTGATATCCTGTTTCTTCAGTTTACATTCATTTCTTCTCTCCTTCCTGACCAGCGGTGTATCCTGATGACGCTGTTCTATCTGATATCCTGGACGCCGTACACAGCCGTGGCGGTATGGACCATGGTCGGGCCCCCGCCGCCGGTACAGCTGGGCATGGTGGCCGCGCTGACCGCCAAGACTCACTGCGCCTTCAACCCCATCTTATACATGCTCATGAGCGAGGTAGGGAGGTTGGTTTAAGATATAGAATAAAGGAGAGAACGAACTAAGGAGGCTTAGAGAGGTATGGACGAGAGAGAGACAGTTGGAAACAGAGGGGGAGAAAGACCCAGACTTTTGAGTGGAAGAtggagagagatggagagagtaaGAGAGAAAGCGTAGGAGAGAGCGAGTAAAAGAGTTAGGGAAGGCTAGTGAGGTGTGAAACGCGGGAaagaagagaaggaaagaaaggttTTTACATGCCAACTTTTATCCGCTAAAATACGAAACCCGGAGCGCCCTCATTCTTATCCGTATTTTGTGTTCTTACGTTCCGTGATGATCGTAAGCGTTTCGCTTGAATGCAGAACccctgtgtattttgtttcgtTTGGTGAATGTTTTTATTGAGAACAGTTTGTGTCCACTGCCGCAGGTGTACCGGAAGCTGGTGCTCCGCACGATGTGTCCCTGTTGTTTCAACAAAATCAGCAACAAGCTTGTCAGGCTACCGGCTGACGACAGCAAACACTCGGGCAACCTCGACATCTTCACTGTGGGGTACAACACTCGCGACCAGGCCGTGCAGATCAACAAAAACGCCGCCAGGCGGTTCTGTTTTGTAATGGAGACGGCGTCAGATGATTTGGGCATTGATGATGAGGTCTTCGCGGGTCAGCTTGGGCTGTGTAGTCGAGTCAAGGCTACGGAACCCGGTGTAGAGGGTTTTGGCGGCTCCGAAGTCCCTCAGTCGCCGTCAGGAACGGAAAGTGAATGGTCTCTCTCCCTGTTGGACTTCTTACCCAAGAGAAGCTCCTCGAAGACTGCAAAAGCTTCTTCGCTATCCGAAACTTGTTCTGACAATACGGTGTTGTCATCAGCGGCAaggaaaatggcatttttggagTCATCACACCAACAGTCGGACAGAGAAGTCTGTTGCATAGAGAACCGTCAGGCACCTGAAGACACGAAACCCTGCAAGTTCGCAATAGAATCGCTAGGGGTCAGGCTTCCCCACAAGTGCTGTACAGCTTCACAGGTTGCTGGAGCCCCGAGTAGATACGCTGGGATGATCGAGACGTTTACAGACTCAGAAGgaaaaacgaaagaaaaagcAGCCGTCAGTTTGTCAGAGATTGACGTTAAAAAGCCCCCACCAGCGTCCAAAACGTGGGagagaagaaaaacaagcaaaaacacgTCTCGCGGACAAAGGGTAAAAAGAACGTTTGGCAAGTCTAGAAAACATGCGTATATTGTTGACTGCTAGTAATTAACACCAAAATGAGTAGCATACGAAGACACGACAAATGAGGTTCAAATTTACATATTTCTTTGAAAAGACAAATTGAATTGAATCATGAATTTTGTTGACCCACTGAAAGATACTGCTGGTATTTCTACAAAGAAATTCTGATAATGCAAAGTTAGCCACCTATACAGTAGACGCCGCTTAATTGTAcggtctatttgccagtgaatttcgtgcaattatccgactggtgcaataataaagttatctagctggaccacaccggtttgggattcggggattccgtgcagttaacagaagtgtgcgttaatccgttgtgcaattaactggcttctactgtttCTGTATATGTTATTAactacatgaaatattcatggttaTATATTTCAGTAGCGTCTGTGTTGTAACACACGTAATTCATGGTGGGTTGAATATAAGCAaaataccaaacatgcaaatgaggaactgatttgcatacttAGTGCAAAAAGGCGAAAATCCTTAATTATGATGGGTACTTTGTACATATGACACGTGTAAGTTGATTTAAGAATAAAAATcaccatgcatagattatgtaaaagTGTGCAAGTCATTTACATGAAATTTATTTCATGGATGTATGAGGTAGTCGGAATGTAATTATTATGTATGTTGTAATATTTTAGAACTGTGTCTCCAAGGATGcttttcattacctttgccagaatggctaaggttatgttttcggtttggtggtgtggttctccccgtttgtgagcagcataactcgagaggacttcgatggatgcagctgatatttggtgggtgggtaagggtgtggaagacgaaggtcgagttcgataatgggcctcctagcggcttgctaaggtactgcagcaggacctgcatgcttgatatctcgcgttccggacatgctgcggtcgtgatttttgagcgttagggagcccttaaagcagggagtgattgctgcgagtttgggtcccctagcggctttcatggaagtgcaggcgccggtttaattgcaaacttttgtctgcggacagcataactcgagaagactttgacggatgcagctggtatttggtgggtgggtaagggtctgggaaacgaagggggagttcgataatgggccccctagcggcttcccttggtactgcagcgcaacttctgggtgtgtttttccatcttctgaacatggtatggccatGAGTttcgggtgttagatagctgttgtgctcaggagttagtgacataagtttgggccccctagcggctagtgtagggatagcaggggcattcttgtcgaaaacttctgaagctttacaaccccactccaccttagcagctgtcaCCACAGTTGAGGAGTTCCTGGTCCATGAATTGGACTGGCCTATGATCAGTCAGTgctgtgagcaacctgatatttcagaggtgtaaaggtcagaccttgcaaatgtgttagttgacccttaggccatatgatcaacttggcaagccaaaatgatgggcttatgtacataacaacggtcttagtctgtattcttctccttaattcctttgagtttgagaggtaggtacactgtcatctctcttttcactacatggtctcaatttgagctgtccttgcagtagtcttttgaaagccattttcagtctcaaagccttcatgcattcaagtctgtctccaaagagtcagcttgaactatgtagaacatgtatcttaccttttatatcatatggttgtgagatttggggcagagctaattcagaagacaattgcccagcagaaattacacggaggtgattttgtggaaaatcttttgggtgtacatagagatacaaggaacatgaggtagtagagcagagcttgggacattgttcccaattgacttacatatatttaatgtacagtcaagttgtggctacaCTTCAACATTCGGACTTTTCA
This region includes:
- the LOC118423300 gene encoding visual pigment-like receptor peropsin, translating into MASTNNTTNDSEWGPQETLGVSATIMGIYLTVVGLVSTVGNATVVLMFMLKWRQLCRKAPNLLIINLAAVDLCISVFGYPFSASSGFANQWLFSDAICTLYGFSCFLLSMVSMCTLCLISIHRYITICRPEHASKLTMTRTILAVVGAWVYGISVAVPPLFGIARYTYESFGLSCTIDFHGTTVADMVYLSILIILCYVINVAVMGTCYFKIIRKFSKHRFREVRDVRTSHQHSFERGVTLRCILMTLFYLISWTPYTAVAVWTMVGPPPPVQLGMVAALTAKTHCAFNPILYMLMSEVYRKLVLRTMCPCCFNKISNKLVRLPADDSKHSGNLDIFTVGYNTRDQAVQINKNAARRFCFVMETASDDLGIDDEVFAGQLGLCSRVKATEPGVEGFGGSEVPQSPSGTESEWSLSLLDFLPKRSSSKTAKASSLSETCSDNTVLSSAARKMAFLESSHQQSDREVCCIENRQAPEDTKPCKFAIESLGVRLPHKCCTASQVAGAPSRYAGMIETFTDSEGKTKEKAAVSLSEIDVKKPPPASKTWERRKTSKNTSRGQRVKRTFGKSRKHAYIVDC